One window of the Populus nigra chromosome 4, ddPopNigr1.1, whole genome shotgun sequence genome contains the following:
- the LOC133692946 gene encoding light-inducible protein CPRF2-like isoform X2: protein MNSVFSVDDFSDPFWLSPPPPPSSTDPKMNRSESEWAFENFLQEMASVPSSASETHTAAPSVLSQSSTSSIPPDNGEDEVVEITKHPIHHHQHPIPNPHPRPLDRNLTVPIDSEEYRALLKSKLDLACAAVAMSMETNAVKPEVFSSLPEDQRLAARNMSLGTQSFHNGTDQGISMAQIGADGESLGIPALPTTQRKPDGGSLGIPALPITQRKQEVQARQTTSGSSSSDDDDLEGDTGTNENMDPADVKRVRRMQSNRESARRSRRRKQAQLNELETQVGQLRDERTSLLSRFTDVNQKCDDAAVDNRILKADIETLRAKVKMAEEQVKRVTGLNPVLLARSSMPSPGMPFVGGQVDASTNVAIPMQSNPRQFFHQPVQGITPAPPHLQRLNNSFPNSTLVPLATNPQTDNGNSNDGGMAVMPSMQLTADGQSLPAMPSMQQVQKQIGPTVGPAGTLPACDSGLPHVVAKDYKKK, encoded by the exons ATGAATAGTGTTTTCTCAGTGGACGATTTCTCCGACCCGTTCTGGctgtctcctcctcctccgccatCATCAACGGATCCGAAGATGAATAGAAGCGAATCGGAATGGGCCTTTGAGAATTTTCTACAAGAAATGGCTTCCGTACCTTCCTCCGCCAGCGAAACCCACACCGCCGCTCCTTCGGTGCTTTCTCAATCGTCCACGTCATCGATACCTCCTGACAATGGCGAGGATGAAGTTGTGGAGATCACAAAACATCCaattcaccaccaccaacaTCCAATCCCTAACCCACATCCGCGACCGCTGGATCGCAATCTAACGGTTCCGATTGATTCCGAGGAGTACCGTGCTCTTCTCAAGTCGAAGCTCGATCTCGCTTGTGCTGCCGTGGCCATGTCCATG GAAACCAATGCTGTAAAGCCGGAAGTTTTTTCTTCGTTACCTGAAGATCAAAGGCTAGCTGCAAGAAATATGTCGTTGGGAACACAATCTTTTCATAATG GTACTGATCAAGGCATTTCAATGGCACAAATCGGGGCAGATGGTGAATCACTCGGCATTCCAGCTTTAC CTACTACACAGAGAAAACCAGATGGTGGATCACTCGGCATTCCAGCTTTACCTATTACACAGAGAAAACAAGAGGTTCAAGCCAGGCAAACAACCAGTGGATCATCAAGCTCGGATGATGATGACCTTGAAGGAGACACAGGAACCAATGAAAATATGGATCCTGCTGATGTGAAACGTGTGAGGAG GATGCAGTCGAATCGAGAGTCAGCTAGACGCtctagaagaagaaaacaagcaCAGCTGAATGAACTTGAAACTCAG GTTGGTCAACTAAGGGATGAACGCACTTCACTGCTATCACGCTTCACTGATGTAAATCAAAAATGTGATGATGCTGCTGTTGACAATAGAATTTTAAAGGCTGATATTGAAACATTAAGGGCAAAG GTCAAGATGGCCGAAGAACAAGTGAAACGAGTGACAGGTTTGAACCCAGTGCTTCTAGCAAGGTCTAGCATGCCGAGCCCTGGGATGCCATTTGTTGGTGGCCAGGTGGATGCATCTACCAATGTTGCTATCCCAATGCAATCAAACCCCCGCCAATTCTTTCACCAGCCAGTTCAAGGTATTACCCCTGCTCCTCCACATCTCCAAAGACTAAACAACAGCTTCCCTAACAGCACCTTAGTTCCGCTTGCCACAAATCCACAAACTGACAATGGAAACAGTAATGATGGTGGAATGGCTGTCATGCCTTCCATGCAACTCACTGCTGATGGGCAAAGTTTGCCTGCCATGCCTTCCATGCAACAGGTGCAAAAGCAGATTGGTCCAACTGTTGGTCCTGCTGGGACCTTGCCTGCATGTGACTCAGGACTTCCTCACGTGGTTGCGAAGGattacaaaaagaaatga
- the LOC133692946 gene encoding light-inducible protein CPRF2-like isoform X3 — MNSVFSVDDFSDPFWLSPPPPPSSTDPKMNRSESEWAFENFLQEMASVPSSASETHTAAPSVLSQSSTSSIPPDNGEDEVVEITKHPIHHHQHPIPNPHPRPLDRNLTVPIDSEEYRALLKSKLDLACAAVAMSMETNAVKPEVFSSLPEDQRLAARNMSLGTQSFHNGTDQGISMAQIGADGESLGIPALPTTQRKPDGGSLGIPALPTTQRKPDGGSLGIPALPITQRKQEVQARQTTSGSSSSDDDDLEGDTGTNENMDPADVKRVRRMQSNRESARRSRRRKQAQLNELETQVGQLRDERTSLLSRFTDVNQKCDDAAVDNRILKADIETLRAKVKMAEEQVKRVTGLNPVLLARSSMPSPGMPFVGGQVDASTNVAIPMQSNPRQFFHQPVQGAKADWSNCWSCWDLACM; from the exons ATGAATAGTGTTTTCTCAGTGGACGATTTCTCCGACCCGTTCTGGctgtctcctcctcctccgccatCATCAACGGATCCGAAGATGAATAGAAGCGAATCGGAATGGGCCTTTGAGAATTTTCTACAAGAAATGGCTTCCGTACCTTCCTCCGCCAGCGAAACCCACACCGCCGCTCCTTCGGTGCTTTCTCAATCGTCCACGTCATCGATACCTCCTGACAATGGCGAGGATGAAGTTGTGGAGATCACAAAACATCCaattcaccaccaccaacaTCCAATCCCTAACCCACATCCGCGACCGCTGGATCGCAATCTAACGGTTCCGATTGATTCCGAGGAGTACCGTGCTCTTCTCAAGTCGAAGCTCGATCTCGCTTGTGCTGCCGTGGCCATGTCCATG GAAACCAATGCTGTAAAGCCGGAAGTTTTTTCTTCGTTACCTGAAGATCAAAGGCTAGCTGCAAGAAATATGTCGTTGGGAACACAATCTTTTCATAATG GTACTGATCAAGGCATTTCAATGGCACAAATCGGGGCAGATGGTGAATCACTCGGCATTCCAGCTTTACCTACTACACAGAGAAAACCAGATGGTGGATCACTCGGCATTCCAGCTTTACCTACTACACAGAGAAAACCAGATGGTGGATCACTCGGCATTCCAGCTTTACCTATTACACAGAGAAAACAAGAGGTTCAAGCCAGGCAAACAACCAGTGGATCATCAAGCTCGGATGATGATGACCTTGAAGGAGACACAGGAACCAATGAAAATATGGATCCTGCTGATGTGAAACGTGTGAGGAG GATGCAGTCGAATCGAGAGTCAGCTAGACGCtctagaagaagaaaacaagcaCAGCTGAATGAACTTGAAACTCAG GTTGGTCAACTAAGGGATGAACGCACTTCACTGCTATCACGCTTCACTGATGTAAATCAAAAATGTGATGATGCTGCTGTTGACAATAGAATTTTAAAGGCTGATATTGAAACATTAAGGGCAAAG GTCAAGATGGCCGAAGAACAAGTGAAACGAGTGACAGGTTTGAACCCAGTGCTTCTAGCAAGGTCTAGCATGCCGAGCCCTGGGATGCCATTTGTTGGTGGCCAGGTGGATGCATCTACCAATGTTGCTATCCCAATGCAATCAAACCCCCGCCAATTCTTTCACCAGCCAGTTCAAG GTGCAAAAGCAGATTGGTCCAACTGTTGGTCCTGCTGGGACCTTGCCTGCATGTGA
- the LOC133692946 gene encoding light-inducible protein CPRF2-like isoform X1 — MNSVFSVDDFSDPFWLSPPPPPSSTDPKMNRSESEWAFENFLQEMASVPSSASETHTAAPSVLSQSSTSSIPPDNGEDEVVEITKHPIHHHQHPIPNPHPRPLDRNLTVPIDSEEYRALLKSKLDLACAAVAMSMETNAVKPEVFSSLPEDQRLAARNMSLGTQSFHNGTDQGISMAQIGADGESLGIPALPTTQRKPDGGSLGIPALPTTQRKPDGGSLGIPALPITQRKQEVQARQTTSGSSSSDDDDLEGDTGTNENMDPADVKRVRRMQSNRESARRSRRRKQAQLNELETQVGQLRDERTSLLSRFTDVNQKCDDAAVDNRILKADIETLRAKVKMAEEQVKRVTGLNPVLLARSSMPSPGMPFVGGQVDASTNVAIPMQSNPRQFFHQPVQGITPAPPHLQRLNNSFPNSTLVPLATNPQTDNGNSNDGGMAVMPSMQLTADGQSLPAMPSMQQVQKQIGPTVGPAGTLPACDSGLPHVVAKDYKKK, encoded by the exons ATGAATAGTGTTTTCTCAGTGGACGATTTCTCCGACCCGTTCTGGctgtctcctcctcctccgccatCATCAACGGATCCGAAGATGAATAGAAGCGAATCGGAATGGGCCTTTGAGAATTTTCTACAAGAAATGGCTTCCGTACCTTCCTCCGCCAGCGAAACCCACACCGCCGCTCCTTCGGTGCTTTCTCAATCGTCCACGTCATCGATACCTCCTGACAATGGCGAGGATGAAGTTGTGGAGATCACAAAACATCCaattcaccaccaccaacaTCCAATCCCTAACCCACATCCGCGACCGCTGGATCGCAATCTAACGGTTCCGATTGATTCCGAGGAGTACCGTGCTCTTCTCAAGTCGAAGCTCGATCTCGCTTGTGCTGCCGTGGCCATGTCCATG GAAACCAATGCTGTAAAGCCGGAAGTTTTTTCTTCGTTACCTGAAGATCAAAGGCTAGCTGCAAGAAATATGTCGTTGGGAACACAATCTTTTCATAATG GTACTGATCAAGGCATTTCAATGGCACAAATCGGGGCAGATGGTGAATCACTCGGCATTCCAGCTTTACCTACTACACAGAGAAAACCAGATGGTGGATCACTCGGCATTCCAGCTTTACCTACTACACAGAGAAAACCAGATGGTGGATCACTCGGCATTCCAGCTTTACCTATTACACAGAGAAAACAAGAGGTTCAAGCCAGGCAAACAACCAGTGGATCATCAAGCTCGGATGATGATGACCTTGAAGGAGACACAGGAACCAATGAAAATATGGATCCTGCTGATGTGAAACGTGTGAGGAG GATGCAGTCGAATCGAGAGTCAGCTAGACGCtctagaagaagaaaacaagcaCAGCTGAATGAACTTGAAACTCAG GTTGGTCAACTAAGGGATGAACGCACTTCACTGCTATCACGCTTCACTGATGTAAATCAAAAATGTGATGATGCTGCTGTTGACAATAGAATTTTAAAGGCTGATATTGAAACATTAAGGGCAAAG GTCAAGATGGCCGAAGAACAAGTGAAACGAGTGACAGGTTTGAACCCAGTGCTTCTAGCAAGGTCTAGCATGCCGAGCCCTGGGATGCCATTTGTTGGTGGCCAGGTGGATGCATCTACCAATGTTGCTATCCCAATGCAATCAAACCCCCGCCAATTCTTTCACCAGCCAGTTCAAGGTATTACCCCTGCTCCTCCACATCTCCAAAGACTAAACAACAGCTTCCCTAACAGCACCTTAGTTCCGCTTGCCACAAATCCACAAACTGACAATGGAAACAGTAATGATGGTGGAATGGCTGTCATGCCTTCCATGCAACTCACTGCTGATGGGCAAAGTTTGCCTGCCATGCCTTCCATGCAACAGGTGCAAAAGCAGATTGGTCCAACTGTTGGTCCTGCTGGGACCTTGCCTGCATGTGACTCAGGACTTCCTCACGTGGTTGCGAAGGattacaaaaagaaatga
- the LOC133692945 gene encoding histone acetyltransferase GCN5-like isoform X1, giving the protein MDTHSHLTAPNRSRSSQSPSPSHSASASATSSIHKRKRAAAAAASDDHLPPLAPSSFSADTRDGALTSNDDLESISARGADSDSDEAEDSDAVVDDDEDEFDNDSSMRTFTAARLETTAGVSAAGSSGRNAKIKIENTNVKIENSDSGKDGGHTGTGAVGPAAAGSSAPGIVVKEVSLKIFTENLQTSGAYSAREENLKREEEAGRLKFVCYSNDGIDEHMVWLIGLKNIFARQLPNMPKEYIVRLLMDRSHKSVMVIRHNLVVGGITYRPYTSQKFGEIAFCAITADEQVKGYGTRLMNHLKQHARDVDGLTHFLTYADNNAVGYFIKQGFTKEIYLEKDRWHGYIKDYDGGILMECRIDQKLPYTDLSTMIRRQRQAIDEKIRELSNCHIVYPGIDFQKKEAGIPKKIIKIEDIPGLREAGWAPDQWGHSRFKTLNSSKDSGTNQKHLTAFMRSLLKQSMHDHVDAWPFKEPVDACDVPDYYDIIKDPMDLKTMSKRVESEQYYVTLEMFIADVKRMCANARTYNTPDTIYYKCATRLEAHFQSKVQSGIQSKILP; this is encoded by the exons ATGGACACTCACTCTCACTTAACCGCACCCAATCGCTCTCGCAGCTCCCAGTCCCCGTCCCCTTCCCACTCAGCTTCGGCGTCAGCAACCTCTTCCATCCACAAGCGGAAACGTGCGGCGGCTGCGGCGGCGTCCGATGACCATTTGCCTCCACTTGCTCCGTCTTCTTTCTCCGCAGACACTCGAGACGGTGCTCTGACCTCCAACGACGACCTTGAGAGCATCTCCGCCCGCGGCGCCGACTCCGATTCCGACGAAGCTGAAGATTCCGACGCCGTTGTTGATGATGACGAGGACGAATTTGACAATGACTCTTCCATGAGAACGTTCACCGCAGCCCGCCTCGAGACCACTGCCGGTGTCTCCGCCGCTGGCAGCAGCGGTCGGAACGCGAAGATAAAAATAGAGAATACGAATGTGAAGATTGAAAATTCTGATAGCGGGAAGGATGGTGGGCACACGGGGACTGGTGCAGTGGGGCCTGCCGCAGCGGGAAGTTCTGCTCCAGGGATTGTGGTAAAGGAGGtttctcttaaaatatttaCGGAGAATTTGCAGACTAGTGGAGCTTATAGCGCGAGAGAAGAGAATTTGAAGAGAGAG GAGGAAGCAGGAAGACTCAAGTTTGTCTGTTATTCAAATGATGGTATTGATGAGCATATGGTTTG GCTGATAGGATTGAAGAATATATTTGCGAGGCAATTGCCTAACATGCCCAAAGAGTATATTGTTCGTCTGTTGATGGATAG AAGCCACAAATCTGTGATGGTTATTAGACACAATCTGGTGGTTGGTGGCATCACTTATCGTCCATATACCAG TCAGAAGTTTGGGGAGATAGCTTTTTGTGCAATCACTGCAGATGAACAAGTAAAAGGTTACGGCACAAGATTGATGAATCATTTAAAGCAGCATGCACGTGATGTTGATGGGTTAACACATTTTCTGACATATGCTGACAATAATGCTGTTGGTTATTTTATCAAACAG GGTTTCACAAAAGAGATTTACTTGGAGAAAGATCGATGGCATGG GTATATTAAAGACTATGATGGAGGTATCTTAATGGAGTGCAGAATTGATCAAAAACTTCCTTACACTGATTTATCAACCATGATCCGTCGTCAGAGACAG GCAATTGATGAAAAGATACGAGAGCTATCCAATTGCCACATTGTCTATCCTggaattgattttcaaaag AAAGAAGCTGGTATTCCCAAGAAGATCATCAAAATTGAGGACATTCCTGGCTTga GGGAGGCAGGGTGGGCTCCTGATCAGTGGGGCCATTCACGGTTCAAAACGTTAAACTCTTCTAAGGATAGTGGCACAAATCAAAAACATTTGACTGCATTTATGCGCTCACTTTTGAAG CAGTCCATGCATGACCATGTTGATGCTTGGCCATTCAAGGAACCAGTTGATGCTTGTGATGTCCCTGATTATTATGACATCATCAAGGATCCCATGG ATCTGAAGACAATGTCGAAGAGGGTAGAGTCAGAGCAATACTATGTAACACTCGAGATGTTCATTGCTGATGTCAAGAGGATGTGTGCCAATGCACGGACATACAACACACCTGATACCATTTATTACAAGTGTGCAACCAG GCTAGAAGCCCATTTCCAAAGCAAAGTCCAATCAGGCATCCAGTCAAAAATTTTGCCATGA
- the LOC133692945 gene encoding histone acetyltransferase GCN5-like isoform X2, with translation MDTHSHLTAPNRSRSSQSPSPSHSASASATSSIHKRKRAAAAAASDDHLPPLAPSSFSADTRDGALTSNDDLESISARGADSDSDEAEDSDAVVDDDEDEFDNDSSMRTFTAARLETTAGVSAAGSSGRNAKIKIENTNVKIENSDSGKDGGHTGTGAVGPAAAGSSAPGIVVKEVSLKIFTENLQTSGAYSAREENLKREEEAGRLKFVCYSNDGIDEHMVWLIGLKNIFARQLPNMPKEYIVRLLMDRSHKSVMVIRHNLVVGGITYRPYTSQKFGEIAFCAITADEQVKGYGTRLMNHLKQHARDVDGLTHFLTYADNNAVGYFIKQGFTKEIYLEKDRWHGYIKDYDGGILMECRIDQKLPYTDLSTMIRRQRQAIDEKIRELSNCHIVYPGIDFQKKEAGIPKKIIKIEDIPGLREAGWAPDQWGHSRFKTLNSSKDSGTNQKHLTAFMRSLLKSMHDHVDAWPFKEPVDACDVPDYYDIIKDPMDLKTMSKRVESEQYYVTLEMFIADVKRMCANARTYNTPDTIYYKCATRLEAHFQSKVQSGIQSKILP, from the exons ATGGACACTCACTCTCACTTAACCGCACCCAATCGCTCTCGCAGCTCCCAGTCCCCGTCCCCTTCCCACTCAGCTTCGGCGTCAGCAACCTCTTCCATCCACAAGCGGAAACGTGCGGCGGCTGCGGCGGCGTCCGATGACCATTTGCCTCCACTTGCTCCGTCTTCTTTCTCCGCAGACACTCGAGACGGTGCTCTGACCTCCAACGACGACCTTGAGAGCATCTCCGCCCGCGGCGCCGACTCCGATTCCGACGAAGCTGAAGATTCCGACGCCGTTGTTGATGATGACGAGGACGAATTTGACAATGACTCTTCCATGAGAACGTTCACCGCAGCCCGCCTCGAGACCACTGCCGGTGTCTCCGCCGCTGGCAGCAGCGGTCGGAACGCGAAGATAAAAATAGAGAATACGAATGTGAAGATTGAAAATTCTGATAGCGGGAAGGATGGTGGGCACACGGGGACTGGTGCAGTGGGGCCTGCCGCAGCGGGAAGTTCTGCTCCAGGGATTGTGGTAAAGGAGGtttctcttaaaatatttaCGGAGAATTTGCAGACTAGTGGAGCTTATAGCGCGAGAGAAGAGAATTTGAAGAGAGAG GAGGAAGCAGGAAGACTCAAGTTTGTCTGTTATTCAAATGATGGTATTGATGAGCATATGGTTTG GCTGATAGGATTGAAGAATATATTTGCGAGGCAATTGCCTAACATGCCCAAAGAGTATATTGTTCGTCTGTTGATGGATAG AAGCCACAAATCTGTGATGGTTATTAGACACAATCTGGTGGTTGGTGGCATCACTTATCGTCCATATACCAG TCAGAAGTTTGGGGAGATAGCTTTTTGTGCAATCACTGCAGATGAACAAGTAAAAGGTTACGGCACAAGATTGATGAATCATTTAAAGCAGCATGCACGTGATGTTGATGGGTTAACACATTTTCTGACATATGCTGACAATAATGCTGTTGGTTATTTTATCAAACAG GGTTTCACAAAAGAGATTTACTTGGAGAAAGATCGATGGCATGG GTATATTAAAGACTATGATGGAGGTATCTTAATGGAGTGCAGAATTGATCAAAAACTTCCTTACACTGATTTATCAACCATGATCCGTCGTCAGAGACAG GCAATTGATGAAAAGATACGAGAGCTATCCAATTGCCACATTGTCTATCCTggaattgattttcaaaag AAAGAAGCTGGTATTCCCAAGAAGATCATCAAAATTGAGGACATTCCTGGCTTga GGGAGGCAGGGTGGGCTCCTGATCAGTGGGGCCATTCACGGTTCAAAACGTTAAACTCTTCTAAGGATAGTGGCACAAATCAAAAACATTTGACTGCATTTATGCGCTCACTTTTGAAG TCCATGCATGACCATGTTGATGCTTGGCCATTCAAGGAACCAGTTGATGCTTGTGATGTCCCTGATTATTATGACATCATCAAGGATCCCATGG ATCTGAAGACAATGTCGAAGAGGGTAGAGTCAGAGCAATACTATGTAACACTCGAGATGTTCATTGCTGATGTCAAGAGGATGTGTGCCAATGCACGGACATACAACACACCTGATACCATTTATTACAAGTGTGCAACCAG GCTAGAAGCCCATTTCCAAAGCAAAGTCCAATCAGGCATCCAGTCAAAAATTTTGCCATGA
- the LOC133692945 gene encoding histone acetyltransferase GCN5-like isoform X3 produces MDTHSHLTAPNRSRSSQSPSPSHSASASATSSIHKRKRAAAAAASDDHLPPLAPSSFSADTRDGALTSNDDLESISARGADSDSDEAEDSDAVVDDDEDEFDNDSSMRTFTAARLETTAGVSAAGSSGRNAKIKIENTNVKIENSDSGKDGGHTGTGAVGPAAAGSSAPGIVVKEVSLKIFTENLQTSGAYSAREENLKREEEAGRLKFVCYSNDGIDEHMVWLIGLKNIFARQLPNMPKEYIVRLLMDRSHKSVMVIRHNLVVGGITYRPYTSQKFGEIAFCAITADEQVKGYGTRLMNHLKQHARDVDGLTHFLTYADNNAVGYFIKQGFTKEIYLEKDRWHGYIKDYDGGILMECRIDQKLPYTDLSTMIRRQRQAIDEKIRELSNCHIVYPGIDFQKKEAGIPKKIIKIEDIPGLREAGWAPDQWGHSRFKTLNSSKDSGTNQKHLTAFMRSLLKI; encoded by the exons ATGGACACTCACTCTCACTTAACCGCACCCAATCGCTCTCGCAGCTCCCAGTCCCCGTCCCCTTCCCACTCAGCTTCGGCGTCAGCAACCTCTTCCATCCACAAGCGGAAACGTGCGGCGGCTGCGGCGGCGTCCGATGACCATTTGCCTCCACTTGCTCCGTCTTCTTTCTCCGCAGACACTCGAGACGGTGCTCTGACCTCCAACGACGACCTTGAGAGCATCTCCGCCCGCGGCGCCGACTCCGATTCCGACGAAGCTGAAGATTCCGACGCCGTTGTTGATGATGACGAGGACGAATTTGACAATGACTCTTCCATGAGAACGTTCACCGCAGCCCGCCTCGAGACCACTGCCGGTGTCTCCGCCGCTGGCAGCAGCGGTCGGAACGCGAAGATAAAAATAGAGAATACGAATGTGAAGATTGAAAATTCTGATAGCGGGAAGGATGGTGGGCACACGGGGACTGGTGCAGTGGGGCCTGCCGCAGCGGGAAGTTCTGCTCCAGGGATTGTGGTAAAGGAGGtttctcttaaaatatttaCGGAGAATTTGCAGACTAGTGGAGCTTATAGCGCGAGAGAAGAGAATTTGAAGAGAGAG GAGGAAGCAGGAAGACTCAAGTTTGTCTGTTATTCAAATGATGGTATTGATGAGCATATGGTTTG GCTGATAGGATTGAAGAATATATTTGCGAGGCAATTGCCTAACATGCCCAAAGAGTATATTGTTCGTCTGTTGATGGATAG AAGCCACAAATCTGTGATGGTTATTAGACACAATCTGGTGGTTGGTGGCATCACTTATCGTCCATATACCAG TCAGAAGTTTGGGGAGATAGCTTTTTGTGCAATCACTGCAGATGAACAAGTAAAAGGTTACGGCACAAGATTGATGAATCATTTAAAGCAGCATGCACGTGATGTTGATGGGTTAACACATTTTCTGACATATGCTGACAATAATGCTGTTGGTTATTTTATCAAACAG GGTTTCACAAAAGAGATTTACTTGGAGAAAGATCGATGGCATGG GTATATTAAAGACTATGATGGAGGTATCTTAATGGAGTGCAGAATTGATCAAAAACTTCCTTACACTGATTTATCAACCATGATCCGTCGTCAGAGACAG GCAATTGATGAAAAGATACGAGAGCTATCCAATTGCCACATTGTCTATCCTggaattgattttcaaaag AAAGAAGCTGGTATTCCCAAGAAGATCATCAAAATTGAGGACATTCCTGGCTTga GGGAGGCAGGGTGGGCTCCTGATCAGTGGGGCCATTCACGGTTCAAAACGTTAAACTCTTCTAAGGATAGTGGCACAAATCAAAAACATTTGACTGCATTTATGCGCTCACTTTTGAAG ATCTGA